The Pseudomonas parafulva genome includes a window with the following:
- a CDS encoding TolC family outer membrane protein, producing MKPSSTLSPWLLGAFGLLALNFQPVAQAADDIDPALRQIGPSLLRDAPDAVPARPAVGMAPVAGAQPLGLSEAVLQAAQWHPSIAEAIGNLYKQGEGINVARAGYYPQISGGLRTGYDTGYGGDRSSQAINLSLKQMLYDFGKVDHAVSAAQAAAARAQANILLVVDDLARDTAYAWIETRRYEQLIGIARDQIRGVGDIASMARQRSDMGASTRSDVVQAESRVQSARAVLEEYSAQYERWRSTLAALLGRATPVSLDERTPRELAQACKRPSQGDERLPAVLMALAQRAQGQAELAQAKAEAYPTVSLQPQVNHYLDNDYNRDNSRLDRTQAGIYLNVEVPIYQGGSISARSRAAGYALTAADSAEDAARLQARRGLAEATAQTAGLGRRLNSLEARQDSIQEARMLYGRQYLDLGTRPLLDLLNAEQEIYQSRFELAGTRSDLLRLDVDCLYNTGALRAAFGLEGRNLQGVEIQP from the coding sequence GTGAAGCCAAGCAGTACGCTTTCACCGTGGTTGCTGGGAGCCTTCGGGCTCCTGGCCTTGAATTTTCAACCGGTGGCCCAGGCCGCCGATGACATAGACCCTGCATTACGCCAGATCGGGCCGTCCCTGCTCAGGGACGCGCCTGACGCGGTACCGGCAAGGCCCGCCGTGGGCATGGCCCCGGTCGCCGGCGCGCAGCCCTTGGGGCTGTCCGAGGCCGTGTTGCAAGCCGCGCAATGGCACCCGAGCATCGCCGAGGCCATCGGCAACCTGTACAAGCAAGGCGAAGGTATCAATGTCGCCCGCGCAGGTTATTACCCGCAGATTTCCGGCGGCCTGCGTACCGGTTATGACACCGGCTACGGCGGTGACCGCAGCAGCCAGGCCATCAACCTGTCGCTCAAGCAGATGCTGTACGACTTCGGCAAGGTCGATCATGCGGTCAGCGCTGCCCAGGCCGCAGCCGCCCGGGCCCAGGCCAATATCCTGCTGGTGGTCGATGACCTGGCCCGCGACACGGCCTACGCCTGGATCGAAACGCGCCGCTATGAGCAGCTGATCGGCATTGCCCGTGACCAGATCCGTGGGGTAGGCGACATTGCCAGCATGGCCCGCCAGCGCAGTGACATGGGCGCCAGCACCCGCTCCGACGTGGTCCAGGCCGAGTCGCGGGTACAAAGCGCCCGCGCCGTGCTGGAAGAATACAGTGCCCAATACGAGCGCTGGCGCTCGACCCTGGCGGCCTTGCTCGGACGCGCCACGCCGGTCTCCCTGGACGAACGAACGCCTCGGGAACTGGCCCAGGCCTGCAAGCGGCCGAGCCAGGGCGACGAGCGCCTGCCAGCGGTACTGATGGCGCTTGCCCAACGTGCCCAGGGCCAGGCCGAACTGGCCCAGGCCAAGGCCGAGGCTTATCCTACCGTGTCGTTGCAGCCCCAGGTCAACCACTACCTGGACAATGACTACAACCGTGACAACTCACGCCTGGACCGTACCCAGGCCGGTATCTACCTCAACGTGGAGGTGCCGATCTACCAGGGCGGCTCCATCAGTGCCCGCAGTCGCGCGGCGGGCTATGCCCTGACGGCCGCCGATTCGGCCGAGGATGCCGCGCGCTTGCAGGCCCGCCGCGGCCTGGCCGAGGCCACCGCGCAAACAGCGGGGCTGGGCCGCCGCCTGAACTCGCTCGAGGCCCGCCAGGACAGCATTCAGGAAGCGCGGATGCTTTACGGCCGCCAGTACCTGGACCTGGGCACGCGCCCCCTGCTCGACTTGCTCAATGCCGAGCAGGAAATCTACCAGTCGCGCTTCGAACTGGCCGGCACTCGTTCCGACCTGCTGCGCCTGGACGTGGACTGCCTCTACAACACGGGCGCCCTGCGGGCGGCCTTCGGCCTCGAGGGGCGTAACCTGCAAGGTGTGGAGATTCAGCCATGA